The proteins below come from a single Vanacampus margaritifer isolate UIUO_Vmar chromosome 10, RoL_Vmar_1.0, whole genome shotgun sequence genomic window:
- the nanos1 gene encoding nanos homolog 1, which translates to MDFLNHNYLSARGPYDYTFNFWNDYLGLTTLVTKNPKLSMPYMMSPNSITESLKATLGLDDAPECACEGGALEGGGGCCCFGCPPGTPPPPGCVADLKERFSILSPFQSQLPEREAHGCFPGFERMRSRGKPTSVRAKLEPKICVFCRNNGAPEEVYGSHVLKTPDGRVVCPILRAYTCPLCSANGDNAHTIKYCPLSKEQPPQRPLKGGRAVGGKRMKIF; encoded by the coding sequence ATGGATTTTCTCAATCACAACTACTTGAGCGCCAGGGGGCCCTACGACTACACTTTTAATTTCTGGAACGACTACCTGGGCCTGACCACGCTGGTCACCAAGAACCCTAAGCTGAGCATGCCCTACATGATGAGCCCCAACTCCATCACCGAGTCCCTGAAGGCCACGCTGGGGCTGGACGACGCGCCCGAGTGCGCCTGCGAAGGCGGCGCGCTggagggcggcggcggctgctgctgcttcggATGCCCGCCCGGCACGCCCCCGCCGCCGGGCTGCGTCGCAGACCTCAAGGAGCGCTTCTCCATCCTCAGCCCCTTCCAGAGCCAGCTGCCGGAGCGGGAGGCGCACGGCTGCTTCCCCGGCTTCGAGCGCATGAGGAGCCGCGGCAAGCCGACGTCCGTGCGCGCCAAACTGGAGCCCAAAATCTGCGTGTTCTGCCGGAACAACGGCGCCCCGGAGGAGGTGTACGGCTCGCACGTGCTCAAGACGCCCGACGGCCGGGTGGTGTGCCCCATCTTGCGGGCGTACACTTGCCCGCTGTGCAGCGCCAACGGGGACAACGCGCACACCATCAAGTACTGCCCGCTGTCCAAGGAGCAGCCCCCGCAGAGGCCACTTAAGGGCGGCCGGGCTGTGGGGGGTAAGCGGATGAAAATATTCTAA
- the LOC144059084 gene encoding uncharacterized protein LOC144059084 isoform X2: MDVDSCFHRVPEQLTFLDDRPVFPRDRACAEAWALGGLELERKEREQWDNQDRKKIQESLDALSMIKKKAQRRLRLKEEAQRGDSEASISSEVSCEDVAAEKIKSFVQDTLNAQDDFLKSQTIRCSENQEDDKGMEAKVKDKMSEQVEQNQELDGQKYLLGDEARREPLTFVNHDDQGFQLLSVRVDDSEEAHSPGPLGAGLGNAELLQIDDIPGLEDVEPPAKNIQRFVQDTVENNEELLLGQTMLQAGKNQEKGEDSKSEQLDEGLETDIKHEMSEKDKVHAQRGHEQYQVLVNEEVREPIAISYPEQQVSSMKVDSPEEAQGPTVLEDATVLHIDDILCDLKSDSQKIHRLVHNTMEAHEDYIQSQTPPQANENQEKAEDSKSNQLDEGFETDIIHNVSKADNEDAQRGNGKQDQGLVEEGREPITILNAEQQLSSMEVDFPEETKSPSVLEDAIYVDDILDDLEPVGEKIHALVHNTLEAHEEYCQIQTMPPSEENQEINEKSESEKLDVELEAKEMSEKEEHDEHDWQMSGVDEQVLDDEAGRGPTTIINPELQNIQLPLVVNSPEELQGPTSLCTGLQHAELHTDDSSYIEDVKSTANNIHTLEQDTLEANEDNKRQGYDENQKEGMEASEKDEQAQQGDGEIVRVLAVEARREFITIVNLKLQEAQLPKVKADSFQGLRYAVLLHIDLPLFEDVAPSTSSIQSFVQETLEDHEEFLQSQTTQPSDENQDEDSKSEQFNKELEVRTEEEEEAASEEHEEQAQQADGAKDHVLCDEVLIEPTTFVNNKHQETLLPSVVIDSLDGPQESCLEGTGLPDAVLLHIDNYPDFEDVEAIAKNIQSPVQDTLEAQDEFLQSEITLKSNENVEKGVAMSKQLDEGLQITTEVFMSEEQKEQAQEADEEKNDVLDDEATVGPTTIVKLEHQENQIPFIKVEPSEEPRSIQVEDTVSLPIDDRLKLEDVEPLSENIHKHEFLQSQTTQKKLSEGLEAEIEDKISAEDVKQAQQVDREGDLVLAEGVGKQIEQPQQQDNISMLWVESSEGWLDPEPLCIDNILLEDVQPPGETIQSFLKDILVKAQDELHQSQTTLQDAGNQENNDDSEVEQLEQLGEVAEDRRDEKLGAQREQAQQTDGKVHQVVSDEVGSQPTTINSAQWENQHVSLMADFLDESQGPNSMGAELEDAVPLCIDDIILEDVEPPAENIHSLLQCTLEDCAEFLPSQTKLCANKKTEEESRSEHLNEGLEFEIKYTISGEEEEKAQQLDRGEFRDKKLPLGMLESEEPHSAGVQKAGLDDAELLLLDDSADLEVVERSSPQQVFQIKTEVPSEDGSVWSDILPCGPDNESLFLMSGCSKSLEPPQD, translated from the exons ATGGACGTAGACTCCTGCTTTCACCGAGTACCGGAGCAG CTCACCTTCCTGGACGACCGGCCCGTCTTCCCCAGGGACAGGGCCTGTGCTGAGGCCTGGGCCCTGGGTGGTCTTGAATTGGAacgcaaggagagggagcagtgGGACAACCAGGACAGAAAGAAGATCCAGGAGAGCTTGGATGCCTTGTCTATGATTAAAAAGAAAGCACAGCGGAGACTGCGCCTTAAAGAGGAAGCTCAGAGAG GTGACTCTGAGGCTTCCATCTCTTCCGAAGTCTCTTGTGAGGACGTGGCTGCTGAGAAAATCAAAAGCTTTGTGCAGGACACACTGAATGCCCAAGATGATTttctcaaaagtcaaacaattcGGTGTAGTGAAAATCAGGAAGATGATAAAGGGATGGAGGCCAAGGTTAAAGATAAAATGTCTGAGCAAGTTGAACAGAACCAAGAATTAGATGGACAGAAGTATCTTCTTGGTGATGAAGCAAGAAGAGAACCTCTAACATTTGTAAACCATGATGACCAGGGGTTCCAGCTTCTTTCAGTGAGGGTAGATGATTCTGAGGAAGCACACAGTCCCGGTCCACTGGGGGCTGGACTGGGAAATGCAGAGCTGCTGCAAATTGATGACATTCCTGGTCTTGAAGATGTGGAACCACCTGCTAAGAACATCCAGCGCTTTGTGCAGGACACAGTGGAGAACAATGAGGAACTTCTGCTAGGTCAAACAATGCTGCAAGCAGGCAAAAACCAGGAAAAAGGTGAAGACTCCAAGTCAGAGCAGCTTGATGAAGGGTTAGAGACTGACATTAAACATGAGATGTCTGAGAAAGATAAAGTACATGCTCAGCGAGGTCATGAGCAGTATCAAGTTCTTGTCaatgaagaagtaagagaaccTATAGCAATTTCTTACCCTGAGCAACAGGTTTCTTCCATGAAGGTAGATTCCCCTGAAGAGGCACAAGGTCCCACTGTTCTAGAGGATGCAACGGTGCTTCATATTGATGATATTCTTTGCGATTTGAAATCAGACAGTCAAAAGATTCACAGGCTTGTGCACAACACTATGGAGGCCCATGAGGACTACATCCAAAGTCAAACACCACCACAAGCTAATGAAAACCAGGAAAAAGCTGAGGACTCCAAATCAAACCAGCTTGATGAAGGGTTCGAGACTGACATTATACATAATGTGTCCAAGGCAGATAATGAAGATGCTCAGCGAGGTAATGGTAAGCAGGATCAGGGTCTTGTCGAAGAAGGAAGAGAACCTATAACAATTTTGAACGCTGAGCAACAGCTTTCTTCCATGGAGGTAGATTTCCCTGAAGAGACAAAAAGTCCCAGTGTTCTGGAGGATGCAATTTATGTTGATGATATTCTTGATGATTTGGAACCAGTTGGTGAGAAGATTCACGCCCTTGTGCACAACACCCTGGAGGCCCATGAGGAGTACTGCCAAATTCAAACAATGCCGCCATCTGAGGAAAAccaagaaataaatgaaaagtcaGAATCAGAGAAGCTTGATGTAGAACTGGAAGCCAAAGAGATGTCTGAGAAAGAGGAACATGATGAACATGATTGGCAGATGAGTGGAGTTGACGAGCAGGTTCTTGATGATGAAGCAGGCCGAGGACCTACAACAATTATAAACCCTGAGCTCCAGAATATCCAGCTTCCTTTGGTGGTAAATTCTCCTGAAGAGCTACAAGGTCCCACCTCACTGTGCACAGGACTGCAGCATGCAGAGTTGCACACTGATGATAGTTCTTATATTGAAGATGTGAAATCAACTGCCAACAACATCCATACACTTGAGCAGGACACACTAGAGGCGAATGAGGATAATAAAAGACAGGGATATGATGAAAACCAAAAGGAAGGAATGGAGGCATCTGAAAAAGATGAACAGGCTCAACAAGGTGATGGTGAAATTGTTCGGGTTCTTGCCGTTGAAGCAAGACGTGAATTTATAACAATTGTAAACCTCAAGCTCCAGGAGGCTCAACTTCCTAAGGTGAAGGCAGATTCTTTTCAAGGACTGCGGTATGCTGTACTGCTACACATTGATCTTCCTCTTTTTGAGGATGTCGCACCATCTACTTCGAGCATCCAAAGCTTTGTGCAAGAAACACTAGAGGACCATGAGGAGTTTCTCCAAAGTCAAACAACTCAGCCATCTGATGAAAATCAAGACGAAGACTCCAAATCAGAGCAGTTTAATAAAGAATTGGAAGTCCgaactgaagaagaagaagaagcagcatcAGAAGAACACGAAGAACAAGCTCAGCAGGCTGATGGAGCAAAAGACCATGTACTTTGTGATGAAGTATTAATAGAACCTACAACATTTGTAAACAATAAGCATCAGGAGACGCTGCTTCCTTCAGTGGTGATAGATTCCCTTGATGGGCCACAGGAGTCCTGTCTAGAGGGGACTGGACTACCGGATGCAGTACTGTTGCACATTGATAATTATCCTGATTTTGAGGATGTGGAAGCAATTGCTAAGAACATCCAAAGCCCTGTGCAAGACACACTGGAGGCCCAAGATGAGTTTCTCCAAAGTGAAATAACACTAAAATCCAatgaaaatgtggaaaaaggtGTAGCCATGTCCAAACAGCTAGATGAAGGACTTCAGATCACAACGGAAGTGTTCATGTCTGAAGAACAGAAAGAGCAAGCTCAAGAGgcagatgaagagaaaaatgaTGTTCTTGATGATGAAGCAACAGTTGGACCTACAACAATTGTTAAGCTTGAACATCAGGAGAACCAGATTCCTTTCATTAAGGTAGAACCTTCTGAAGAGCCACGCAGTATCCAAGTGGAAGATACAGTCTCGCTGCCTATTGATGATCGTCTTAAGCTTGAGGATGTGGAACCACTTTCTGAGAACATCCACAAGCATGAGTTTCTTCAAAGTCAAACAACACAGAAAAAATTGAGTGAAGGATTGGAGGCCGAGATTGAAGATAAAATTTCTGCGGAAGATGTTAAACAGGCCCAGCAGGTGGATAGAGAGGGAGATCTTGTTCTTGCTGAGGGAGTAGGAAAACAAATTGAGCAACCACAACAACAGGATAATATTTCTATGTTGTGGGTAGAATCTTCTGAGGGGTGGTTGGATCCAGAGCCACTGTGCATTGACAATATTCTTCTTGAAGATGTGCAACCACCAGGTGAAACCATTCAAAGTTTTCTGAAGGATATACTAGTGAAGGCCCAAGATGAGTTACACCAAAGTCAAACAACATTGCAAGATGCTGGAAACCAAGAAAACAATGATGATTCTGAAGTAGAGCAGTTAGAGCAGCTGGGTGAAGTTGCAGAGGATAGAAGAGATGAAAAGTTGGGAGCGCAAAGAGAACAAGCTCAGCAGACTGATGGAAAAGTGCATCAGGTTGTTTCCGATGAAGTTGGAAGTCAACCTACAACTATAAACTCTGCGCAGTGGGAAAACCAGCATGTCTCATTGATGGCGGATTTTCTCGATGAATCACAAGGTCCCAATTCAATGGGGGCTGAACTGGAGGATGCAGTGCCACTTTGCATTGATGACATCATTCTTGAAGACGTAGAACCACCTGCTGAGAACATCCACAGCCTTCTGCAGTGCACTCTGGAGGACTGTGCGGAGTTTCTCCCAAGTCAAACAAAACTATGTGCCAATAAAAAAACGGAAGAAGAGTCTAGATCAGAGCACCTTAATGAAGGACTGGAGTTTGAGATTAAATATACAATTTCTggggaagaggaagaaaaggcACAACAGTTGGATAGAGGGGAATTCAGAGATAAGAAACTTCCTTTGGGGATGTTAGAATCTGAGGAACCACATAGTGCAGGTGTACAGAAGGCTGGGCTGGATGATGCAGAGTTGCTGCTACTTGACGATAGTGCTGACCTTGAGGTCGTGGAAAGGTCGTCCCCTCAGCAGGTGTTCCAAATAAAAACGGAAGTCCCATCAGAAGATGGATCAGTCTGGAGCGACATCCTTCCTTGTGGTCCAGATAATGagtcattgtttttaatgagTGGCTGCTCCAAGTCACTAGAACCACCTCAAGATTGA
- the LOC144059084 gene encoding uncharacterized protein LOC144059084 isoform X1, whose translation MTKPEVSRAEFRDTMEKAPSALKPGTLKSNENAPLKKFSGPRMTKEFLKNHCKQNRLYCTPHLNDTLYLHFKGFCTIENLEEYTGLKCLWLESNGLQCIENLDAQINLRCLFLQQNLIHKLENLAPMQQLCSLNVSNNYINTIENISCLPQLSTLQIAHNRLEVVHDIQHLSECVALTVLDLSHNLLHEPAIVPILEAMPELRVLNLMGNKVVSNIPNYRKTLIVRLRQLTFLDDRPVFPRDRACAEAWALGGLELERKEREQWDNQDRKKIQESLDALSMIKKKAQRRLRLKEEAQRGDSEASISSEVSCEDVAAEKIKSFVQDTLNAQDDFLKSQTIRCSENQEDDKGMEAKVKDKMSEQVEQNQELDGQKYLLGDEARREPLTFVNHDDQGFQLLSVRVDDSEEAHSPGPLGAGLGNAELLQIDDIPGLEDVEPPAKNIQRFVQDTVENNEELLLGQTMLQAGKNQEKGEDSKSEQLDEGLETDIKHEMSEKDKVHAQRGHEQYQVLVNEEVREPIAISYPEQQVSSMKVDSPEEAQGPTVLEDATVLHIDDILCDLKSDSQKIHRLVHNTMEAHEDYIQSQTPPQANENQEKAEDSKSNQLDEGFETDIIHNVSKADNEDAQRGNGKQDQGLVEEGREPITILNAEQQLSSMEVDFPEETKSPSVLEDAIYVDDILDDLEPVGEKIHALVHNTLEAHEEYCQIQTMPPSEENQEINEKSESEKLDVELEAKEMSEKEEHDEHDWQMSGVDEQVLDDEAGRGPTTIINPELQNIQLPLVVNSPEELQGPTSLCTGLQHAELHTDDSSYIEDVKSTANNIHTLEQDTLEANEDNKRQGYDENQKEGMEASEKDEQAQQGDGEIVRVLAVEARREFITIVNLKLQEAQLPKVKADSFQGLRYAVLLHIDLPLFEDVAPSTSSIQSFVQETLEDHEEFLQSQTTQPSDENQDEDSKSEQFNKELEVRTEEEEEAASEEHEEQAQQADGAKDHVLCDEVLIEPTTFVNNKHQETLLPSVVIDSLDGPQESCLEGTGLPDAVLLHIDNYPDFEDVEAIAKNIQSPVQDTLEAQDEFLQSEITLKSNENVEKGVAMSKQLDEGLQITTEVFMSEEQKEQAQEADEEKNDVLDDEATVGPTTIVKLEHQENQIPFIKVEPSEEPRSIQVEDTVSLPIDDRLKLEDVEPLSENIHKHEFLQSQTTQKKLSEGLEAEIEDKISAEDVKQAQQVDREGDLVLAEGVGKQIEQPQQQDNISMLWVESSEGWLDPEPLCIDNILLEDVQPPGETIQSFLKDILVKAQDELHQSQTTLQDAGNQENNDDSEVEQLEQLGEVAEDRRDEKLGAQREQAQQTDGKVHQVVSDEVGSQPTTINSAQWENQHVSLMADFLDESQGPNSMGAELEDAVPLCIDDIILEDVEPPAENIHSLLQCTLEDCAEFLPSQTKLCANKKTEEESRSEHLNEGLEFEIKYTISGEEEEKAQQLDRGEFRDKKLPLGMLESEEPHSAGVQKAGLDDAELLLLDDSADLEVVERSSPQQVFQIKTEVPSEDGSVWSDILPCGPDNESLFLMSGCSKSLEPPQD comes from the exons ATGACGAAACCGGAAGTTAGCCGTGCTGAGTTTAGGGACACTATGGAAAAAGCACCTTCCGCTTTGAAGCCCGGTACATTAAAAAGTAACGAAAATGCGCCGTTGAAAAAATTCTCCGGACCAAGGATGACCAAAGAGTTCCTGAAGAATCACTGCAAGCAAAACAGGCTCTACTGTACACCACATTTGAACGACACACTATACCTACACTTTAAGGGGTTCTGCACCATTGAGAACTTGGAGGAGTACACCGGTCTCAAGTGTCTATGGCTGGAGAGCAATGGGCTGCAGTGCATTGAGAACCTGGATGCGCAAATCAACCTGCGCTGCCTGTTCCTGCAGCAGAACCTGATCCACAAGCTGGAGAACCTAGCACCCATGCAGCAGCTGTGCTCCCTGAATGTCTCCAACAACTACATCAACACAATTGAAAACATCTCCTGCCTCCCTCAACTCAGCACCCTGCAGATTGCCCACAACAGGCTGGAGGTGGTCCACGACATCCAGCATCTGAGCGAATGTGTGGCCCTCACAGTTCTGGACCTATCGCACAACCTGCTCCATGAGCCGGCGATTGTCCCCATCTTGGAGGCCATGCCGGAACTGCGGGTGCTGAATTTGATGGGCAATAAGGTGGTGAGCAACATTCCCAACTATAGGAAGACGCTAATCGTCCGCCTTCGGCAGCTCACCTTCCTGGACGACCGGCCCGTCTTCCCCAGGGACAGGGCCTGTGCTGAGGCCTGGGCCCTGGGTGGTCTTGAATTGGAacgcaaggagagggagcagtgGGACAACCAGGACAGAAAGAAGATCCAGGAGAGCTTGGATGCCTTGTCTATGATTAAAAAGAAAGCACAGCGGAGACTGCGCCTTAAAGAGGAAGCTCAGAGAG GTGACTCTGAGGCTTCCATCTCTTCCGAAGTCTCTTGTGAGGACGTGGCTGCTGAGAAAATCAAAAGCTTTGTGCAGGACACACTGAATGCCCAAGATGATTttctcaaaagtcaaacaattcGGTGTAGTGAAAATCAGGAAGATGATAAAGGGATGGAGGCCAAGGTTAAAGATAAAATGTCTGAGCAAGTTGAACAGAACCAAGAATTAGATGGACAGAAGTATCTTCTTGGTGATGAAGCAAGAAGAGAACCTCTAACATTTGTAAACCATGATGACCAGGGGTTCCAGCTTCTTTCAGTGAGGGTAGATGATTCTGAGGAAGCACACAGTCCCGGTCCACTGGGGGCTGGACTGGGAAATGCAGAGCTGCTGCAAATTGATGACATTCCTGGTCTTGAAGATGTGGAACCACCTGCTAAGAACATCCAGCGCTTTGTGCAGGACACAGTGGAGAACAATGAGGAACTTCTGCTAGGTCAAACAATGCTGCAAGCAGGCAAAAACCAGGAAAAAGGTGAAGACTCCAAGTCAGAGCAGCTTGATGAAGGGTTAGAGACTGACATTAAACATGAGATGTCTGAGAAAGATAAAGTACATGCTCAGCGAGGTCATGAGCAGTATCAAGTTCTTGTCaatgaagaagtaagagaaccTATAGCAATTTCTTACCCTGAGCAACAGGTTTCTTCCATGAAGGTAGATTCCCCTGAAGAGGCACAAGGTCCCACTGTTCTAGAGGATGCAACGGTGCTTCATATTGATGATATTCTTTGCGATTTGAAATCAGACAGTCAAAAGATTCACAGGCTTGTGCACAACACTATGGAGGCCCATGAGGACTACATCCAAAGTCAAACACCACCACAAGCTAATGAAAACCAGGAAAAAGCTGAGGACTCCAAATCAAACCAGCTTGATGAAGGGTTCGAGACTGACATTATACATAATGTGTCCAAGGCAGATAATGAAGATGCTCAGCGAGGTAATGGTAAGCAGGATCAGGGTCTTGTCGAAGAAGGAAGAGAACCTATAACAATTTTGAACGCTGAGCAACAGCTTTCTTCCATGGAGGTAGATTTCCCTGAAGAGACAAAAAGTCCCAGTGTTCTGGAGGATGCAATTTATGTTGATGATATTCTTGATGATTTGGAACCAGTTGGTGAGAAGATTCACGCCCTTGTGCACAACACCCTGGAGGCCCATGAGGAGTACTGCCAAATTCAAACAATGCCGCCATCTGAGGAAAAccaagaaataaatgaaaagtcaGAATCAGAGAAGCTTGATGTAGAACTGGAAGCCAAAGAGATGTCTGAGAAAGAGGAACATGATGAACATGATTGGCAGATGAGTGGAGTTGACGAGCAGGTTCTTGATGATGAAGCAGGCCGAGGACCTACAACAATTATAAACCCTGAGCTCCAGAATATCCAGCTTCCTTTGGTGGTAAATTCTCCTGAAGAGCTACAAGGTCCCACCTCACTGTGCACAGGACTGCAGCATGCAGAGTTGCACACTGATGATAGTTCTTATATTGAAGATGTGAAATCAACTGCCAACAACATCCATACACTTGAGCAGGACACACTAGAGGCGAATGAGGATAATAAAAGACAGGGATATGATGAAAACCAAAAGGAAGGAATGGAGGCATCTGAAAAAGATGAACAGGCTCAACAAGGTGATGGTGAAATTGTTCGGGTTCTTGCCGTTGAAGCAAGACGTGAATTTATAACAATTGTAAACCTCAAGCTCCAGGAGGCTCAACTTCCTAAGGTGAAGGCAGATTCTTTTCAAGGACTGCGGTATGCTGTACTGCTACACATTGATCTTCCTCTTTTTGAGGATGTCGCACCATCTACTTCGAGCATCCAAAGCTTTGTGCAAGAAACACTAGAGGACCATGAGGAGTTTCTCCAAAGTCAAACAACTCAGCCATCTGATGAAAATCAAGACGAAGACTCCAAATCAGAGCAGTTTAATAAAGAATTGGAAGTCCgaactgaagaagaagaagaagcagcatcAGAAGAACACGAAGAACAAGCTCAGCAGGCTGATGGAGCAAAAGACCATGTACTTTGTGATGAAGTATTAATAGAACCTACAACATTTGTAAACAATAAGCATCAGGAGACGCTGCTTCCTTCAGTGGTGATAGATTCCCTTGATGGGCCACAGGAGTCCTGTCTAGAGGGGACTGGACTACCGGATGCAGTACTGTTGCACATTGATAATTATCCTGATTTTGAGGATGTGGAAGCAATTGCTAAGAACATCCAAAGCCCTGTGCAAGACACACTGGAGGCCCAAGATGAGTTTCTCCAAAGTGAAATAACACTAAAATCCAatgaaaatgtggaaaaaggtGTAGCCATGTCCAAACAGCTAGATGAAGGACTTCAGATCACAACGGAAGTGTTCATGTCTGAAGAACAGAAAGAGCAAGCTCAAGAGgcagatgaagagaaaaatgaTGTTCTTGATGATGAAGCAACAGTTGGACCTACAACAATTGTTAAGCTTGAACATCAGGAGAACCAGATTCCTTTCATTAAGGTAGAACCTTCTGAAGAGCCACGCAGTATCCAAGTGGAAGATACAGTCTCGCTGCCTATTGATGATCGTCTTAAGCTTGAGGATGTGGAACCACTTTCTGAGAACATCCACAAGCATGAGTTTCTTCAAAGTCAAACAACACAGAAAAAATTGAGTGAAGGATTGGAGGCCGAGATTGAAGATAAAATTTCTGCGGAAGATGTTAAACAGGCCCAGCAGGTGGATAGAGAGGGAGATCTTGTTCTTGCTGAGGGAGTAGGAAAACAAATTGAGCAACCACAACAACAGGATAATATTTCTATGTTGTGGGTAGAATCTTCTGAGGGGTGGTTGGATCCAGAGCCACTGTGCATTGACAATATTCTTCTTGAAGATGTGCAACCACCAGGTGAAACCATTCAAAGTTTTCTGAAGGATATACTAGTGAAGGCCCAAGATGAGTTACACCAAAGTCAAACAACATTGCAAGATGCTGGAAACCAAGAAAACAATGATGATTCTGAAGTAGAGCAGTTAGAGCAGCTGGGTGAAGTTGCAGAGGATAGAAGAGATGAAAAGTTGGGAGCGCAAAGAGAACAAGCTCAGCAGACTGATGGAAAAGTGCATCAGGTTGTTTCCGATGAAGTTGGAAGTCAACCTACAACTATAAACTCTGCGCAGTGGGAAAACCAGCATGTCTCATTGATGGCGGATTTTCTCGATGAATCACAAGGTCCCAATTCAATGGGGGCTGAACTGGAGGATGCAGTGCCACTTTGCATTGATGACATCATTCTTGAAGACGTAGAACCACCTGCTGAGAACATCCACAGCCTTCTGCAGTGCACTCTGGAGGACTGTGCGGAGTTTCTCCCAAGTCAAACAAAACTATGTGCCAATAAAAAAACGGAAGAAGAGTCTAGATCAGAGCACCTTAATGAAGGACTGGAGTTTGAGATTAAATATACAATTTCTggggaagaggaagaaaaggcACAACAGTTGGATAGAGGGGAATTCAGAGATAAGAAACTTCCTTTGGGGATGTTAGAATCTGAGGAACCACATAGTGCAGGTGTACAGAAGGCTGGGCTGGATGATGCAGAGTTGCTGCTACTTGACGATAGTGCTGACCTTGAGGTCGTGGAAAGGTCGTCCCCTCAGCAGGTGTTCCAAATAAAAACGGAAGTCCCATCAGAAGATGGATCAGTCTGGAGCGACATCCTTCCTTGTGGTCCAGATAATGagtcattgtttttaatgagTGGCTGCTCCAAGTCACTAGAACCACCTCAAGATTGA